Genomic segment of bacterium:
TTCCTCGTGCCCTGCCTCGCCCTGACCCTGCTGGCCGCGACCGACGCCGGCGCCACCAGCGGCCGCAAGAACGCCTGGCTGAACGCCAACCCGACCGCCTGCACGACGCTGCGCAGCGCCGCCAGCGCCTGCACCCTCTGCCACACCGATGGTTCGAATCCTGACATCGACAACCTGAACGGGTACGGCGCCGACTACACCACCAACTGGGTGAACTACGGCGCGATGGATTCCGACAACGACACCGTGAGCAACGCCCAAGAGATCCTCGACTGCACCGATCCAAGCGATCCCGCGTCCCTCGTCCCGAACGAGACCGGCAGTTGGGGCGCCATCAAAACCCTCTACCGGTGAACCGACCGGGGGAGGGCCAACGCCCTCCCCCGCCCACCCCCGCTCATGCCTCGCCGTCGTCCGGGTCCAGGGCGCCGCTCCTTTGGGAGTTGGCCGCGGCGGGTTCGTCTGTGCTATAGTTTCCGGGTCCCCCTCGCGGCCCCCGCCGCCGACCGACCCGCAAACCACCAGGAAGACCAGCATGACCGACGACCTCCAGCACGACGACGCCCCCGAGAACGGCGACGAATTCGCCCGTCTGCTCGCCGAGAGCGAGCAGCGGACCCACGACCAGACCCCCGAACCGAAGACCGGCGACCAGGTCACGGGCAAGCTCGTCCAGATCGGCGACGAGGAATGCTTCGTCGATTACGGCGGACGCAGCGAACTGCCCATCGGCACCGTCGACCTGCAGGACGCCGAGGGCAACCTGCGCTTCGCCGTGGGCGACGACATCACGGCCTACGTGGTGGGCAAGGGCGCCGAGCAGCGCCTCGCGCTGAAGCAGAAGGCCCAGGGCAAGGACACGCGCTTCCTCGAGGACGCGCTGCAGAGCGGCGTGCCGCTGACCGGAGCGGTGAAGGAGACCAACAAGGGCGGCTTCGTGGTCGACCTCGGCGGCCACCGCGCCTTCTGCCCCATCTCCCAGATCGACGACCAGTTCGTCAACGACCCCCCGTCGTGGGTGGGGCGCAGCCTGGAGTTCCGCGTCATCGAGTTCACCGACGGAGGCCGCCGGCTGGTGGTCTCGCGGCGGGTCCTGATGCAGGAGGAGAAGGCGCGCCGCGGCAAGGAGACGCGCAAGTCCCTCGCCGTCGGCGACGTGCGCGACGGCAAGGTCGTCCGGCTGATGCCCTACGGCGCCTTCATCGACATCGGCGGCGTCGAGGGGCTGGTCCACGTTTCGGAGATCAGCCATCACCGCATCGCGGATCCCACCGAGGCCCTCCAGGAGGGCCAGGCGGTCACCGTCAAGGTCACCGCCCTGCAGAACCTGGGCGAGGGCAAGACCGAGCGGGTCAGCCTGTCCATCAAGGCGCTCGACGGCGATCCCTGGCAGGACGTCCAGGACAAGCTGAAGCTGGGCGAGTGGGTCACCGGCGTGGTGACCGGCATGGCGGACTTCGGCGCCTTCGTGGAGCTGCTGCCTGGAGTCCGCGGCCTGGTGCACGTGTCGGCGCTCTCGCAGGAGAGGGTGCAGCACCCGAGCGACGTCGTGCGCGAGGGGCAGGAAGTTCAGGTGCGCATCGTGGAGGTCGACGTGCAGCGCAAGCGGATCTCG
This window contains:
- a CDS encoding S1 RNA-binding domain-containing protein, which codes for MTDDLQHDDAPENGDEFARLLAESEQRTHDQTPEPKTGDQVTGKLVQIGDEECFVDYGGRSELPIGTVDLQDAEGNLRFAVGDDITAYVVGKGAEQRLALKQKAQGKDTRFLEDALQSGVPLTGAVKETNKGGFVVDLGGHRAFCPISQIDDQFVNDPPSWVGRSLEFRVIEFTDGGRRLVVSRRVLMQEEKARRGKETRKSLAVGDVRDGKVVRLMPYGAFIDIGGVEGLVHVSEISHHRIADPTEALQEGQAVTVKVTALQNLGEGKTERVSLSIKALDGDPWQDVQDKLKLGEWVTGVVTGMADFGAFVELLPGVRGLVHVSALSQERVQHPSDVVREGQEVQVRIVEVDVQRKRISLSLVG